The following are encoded together in the Zingiber officinale cultivar Zhangliang chromosome 8A, Zo_v1.1, whole genome shotgun sequence genome:
- the LOC122011981 gene encoding RCC1 and BTB domain-containing protein 2-like, translating to MSHKVVSVAAGEAHTLVLTADGSLFSWGRGTFGQLGTSKEDDELFPVPIASSDSSNVSQANYIGITSGAYHNLGLLGIKRV from the exons ATGTCTCACAAGGTCGTCTCCGTCGCCGCCGGAGAAGCTCACACTCTCGTTCTTACTG CGGATGGAAGCTTGTTCTCTTGGGGAAGGGGGACATTTGGGCAGCTCGGCACCAGTAAGGAAGACGACGAGCTCTTTCCGGTTCCAATTGCATCTTCTGATAGTTCCAACGTGTCACAAGCCAACTACATAGGGATTACTTCTGGGGCTTACCACAATCTTGGCTTACTAGGCATAAAACGTGTCTAG